In one Trichlorobacter lovleyi SZ genomic region, the following are encoded:
- the narJ gene encoding nitrate reductase molybdenum cofactor assembly chaperone produces the protein MTIADSYDALARMLDYPENKELLQTDYELVSSFLKKQRLENFIYSFAEFASVSSLAALQEEYVATFDFNPATAPYLGHHLFGDNQKKGGYMIMLKQEFERCGYNPVGTELPDHLSVVLGFLAHLARQEDYGPRRPFITECVLPGVERLHTAFTARQDSHWQVLVETARLLCAEDCKEVQSC, from the coding sequence ATGACAATAGCCGACAGTTATGATGCCCTTGCCCGGATGCTCGACTATCCGGAAAATAAAGAACTACTGCAAACCGACTATGAGCTTGTAAGTTCATTTTTAAAGAAACAGCGACTGGAAAATTTCATCTATTCCTTTGCCGAGTTTGCTTCAGTCTCATCCCTGGCAGCTCTCCAGGAGGAGTACGTCGCCACCTTCGATTTCAACCCGGCAACCGCCCCCTATCTGGGACACCACCTCTTCGGCGACAACCAGAAGAAGGGTGGTTACATGATCATGCTGAAACAGGAGTTCGAACGGTGCGGGTACAACCCTGTCGGAACCGAACTTCCCGATCACCTTTCGGTAGTCCTCGGGTTTCTGGCTCATCTGGCACGACAGGAGGATTACGGGCCACGCCGACCATTCATCACAGAGTGTGTATTGCCAGGGGTGGAACGGCTCCATACCGCTTTTACCGCTCGACAGGATTCCCATTGGCAGGTGCTGGTTGAAACGGCTCGGCTGCTTTGTGCTGAAGATTGTAAGGAGGTGCAATCATGCTGA
- the narI gene encoding respiratory nitrate reductase subunit gamma: MLNSFIFVVLPYAALVMILFVTPYRFYTNRLTWSAYSTQFLEQKTLYWGAVSWHYGIILILLAHLAGIVCPHGMERLLGNQQTLIVLESIGIGLGLLALFGSVMLLLRRVNATILKQVTFASDWVLLFLLVLQTATGVYVSTFMRWGSVWYLHTAVPYIYSLLSFRPQMEYVADFPLVFKLHVGMAFLIIALLPFTKLVHLLFFPYRFLADPPILYRWRSRG, translated from the coding sequence ATGCTGAACAGTTTTATTTTCGTAGTTCTCCCTTATGCCGCACTGGTAATGATTCTCTTCGTGACACCTTATAGATTCTATACCAACCGGCTTACCTGGTCGGCTTATTCCACGCAGTTCCTGGAGCAAAAAACCCTCTACTGGGGCGCAGTCTCCTGGCATTACGGCATCATTCTTATCCTGCTTGCCCATCTGGCCGGAATTGTCTGCCCCCATGGCATGGAGCGGCTGCTTGGCAATCAGCAGACGCTAATCGTGCTGGAAAGTATTGGTATCGGTCTGGGCTTACTGGCGCTGTTCGGCAGCGTGATGCTTCTGCTGCGCCGGGTCAATGCCACAATACTGAAGCAGGTGACTTTCGCCTCTGATTGGGTGCTGCTCTTTCTGCTGGTTCTCCAGACCGCTACTGGAGTTTATGTCAGTACCTTCATGCGTTGGGGCTCGGTCTGGTATCTGCACACTGCGGTGCCGTATATCTATTCACTGCTGTCATTCAGACCCCAGATGGAGTACGTGGCCGATTTTCCGCTGGTATTCAAACTCCATGTCGGTATGGCCTTTTTGATAATTGCTCTGCTACCGTTCACCAAGCTGGTGCACCTGCTCTTCTTCCCGTATCGTTTCCTGGCTGATCCGCCGATTCTCTACCGGTGGCGGTCAAGGGGATGA
- a CDS encoding MFS transporter — translation MLEVATWKSHKNLFLNTLAFTVCFAAWMFNGVLVTFLVDNQVFNWGPVKIGWLFGIPVLTGSLFRLPAGMLTDKFGGKPVYGTLLILCAIPMYLLSKADSFTSFALCSFGFGMAGVSFSIGIAFTSVWYPRERQGTALGIFGAGNAGAALTTLLAPTMLNRLTNNGANIERWRDLPVYYALILAAMGVIFFIFSDNKKPASSGKTFVQMLTPLKHMRVWRFGLYYFLVFGCFVAFSQWLVPYFVNVYYLPLVTAGLFASMFSLPSGVIRALGGWMSDKFGGRQIMYWVLGASTVISLMVMVPKMEIQSPGRGVMAKRAGVVQAVTDKTVVVKELKATSEVLGEQPYPLNAKPTVMENFDDRMLILPGKQTWQEPVVKVGQTVKKKELLAKGVTRIYFQANVWIFAGLVLVLGTIWGIGKAAVYKLIPDYFPEEVGVVGGMVGVLGGLGGFVCPIVFGYLLEWTGVWTSCWMFMFVLSVVCLVSLHYVVQKMMKDKHPGDMRVFENN, via the coding sequence ATGTTAGAGGTTGCCACGTGGAAATCACACAAGAACCTCTTTCTCAACACCCTGGCCTTCACGGTCTGTTTCGCAGCTTGGATGTTCAACGGTGTTCTGGTTACCTTTTTGGTGGACAATCAGGTCTTCAACTGGGGTCCGGTCAAGATCGGCTGGCTATTCGGGATTCCGGTTCTCACCGGGTCGCTGTTCCGTCTGCCGGCCGGGATGCTGACCGACAAGTTCGGCGGCAAGCCGGTCTACGGCACACTGCTGATTTTGTGCGCCATCCCGATGTACCTCCTCTCCAAAGCCGACAGTTTTACCTCATTCGCGCTCTGCAGTTTCGGTTTTGGTATGGCCGGAGTCAGCTTTTCCATCGGCATCGCTTTCACCTCTGTCTGGTATCCCCGCGAACGGCAAGGCACAGCTCTGGGGATCTTCGGCGCTGGCAATGCCGGGGCGGCTTTGACCACACTGTTAGCGCCGACAATGCTCAACAGGCTGACCAACAACGGCGCCAACATCGAGAGGTGGCGCGATCTGCCGGTTTACTACGCGCTGATCCTGGCGGCTATGGGTGTGATTTTTTTCATCTTCAGCGATAACAAAAAACCGGCCAGTTCCGGTAAAACCTTCGTCCAGATGTTGACGCCGCTCAAGCATATGCGTGTTTGGCGTTTCGGCCTCTACTACTTTCTGGTCTTCGGCTGTTTTGTGGCCTTCTCTCAGTGGCTTGTCCCCTACTTTGTCAATGTCTATTACCTGCCGCTGGTAACAGCCGGCCTGTTCGCCTCCATGTTCAGTCTTCCATCGGGGGTGATCCGTGCTCTGGGCGGCTGGATGTCAGATAAATTTGGCGGCCGCCAAATTATGTACTGGGTGCTGGGCGCCTCGACGGTCATCAGCCTGATGGTGATGGTACCGAAGATGGAGATTCAATCCCCGGGACGGGGGGTTATGGCAAAACGAGCCGGTGTCGTACAGGCGGTGACAGACAAGACTGTCGTGGTGAAAGAGTTAAAGGCCACCTCTGAGGTGCTGGGGGAGCAACCCTATCCTTTAAATGCAAAGCCGACTGTTATGGAAAACTTTGACGACCGGATGCTGATTCTCCCCGGGAAGCAGACCTGGCAGGAGCCGGTTGTCAAAGTCGGCCAAACTGTCAAAAAAAAGGAGCTGCTAGCCAAAGGAGTGACCCGTATCTATTTCCAGGCCAATGTCTGGATCTTTGCCGGACTGGTACTGGTGCTGGGGACCATCTGGGGGATAGGTAAGGCTGCGGTTTATAAACTGATCCCGGACTACTTTCCGGAGGAGGTAGGTGTGGTCGGCGGTATGGTGGGCGTACTGGGCGGTCTGGGCGGTTTCGTCTGCCCGATCGTTTTCGGCTATCTGCTGGAATGGACAGGCGTCTGGACCAGTTGCTGGATGTTCATGTTTGTCCTGTCGGTGGTCTGTCTGGTTTCACTGCACTACGTTGTGCAAAAGATGATGAAGGATAAACATCCGGGGGATATGCGGGTGTTTGAAAATAACTGA
- a CDS encoding NarK family nitrate/nitrite MFS transporter produces the protein MARVLTTWNPEDKEFWESEGKAIANRNLWISIPALLLAFSVWMVWSMVVVKLPLIGFQFDTNQLFWLAAVPALSGATLRIFYSFMVPIFGGRRWTAISTASLLIPAVGIGFAVRDHTTSYTTLLSLALLCGFGGGNFSSSMANISFFFPKAQKGTALGLNAGLGNLGVSAMQFLVPLAITAGVLGPVCGDPQVCVVNGATKQLWLQNAGFIWVPFIIIATIAAWFGMNDIADAKASFREQAVIFKRKHNWLMCWLYLGTFGSFIGFSAGFALLTKKLFPEIDPTQYAFLGPLVGAIARPIGGWISDKLGGARVTLWTFAAMVFAVFGVLAFLPHNGQGGSFFGFLIMFLILFTLTGIGNASTFRMIPIIYITEHQRNARGRSEVQINMDAAKEAAAALGFAGALGAYGGFFIPKSFGTSIAMTGGPEAALYGFIIFYMLCIVMTWWFYSRSNAEMPC, from the coding sequence ATGGCACGTGTATTAACGACATGGAATCCGGAAGACAAGGAATTCTGGGAAAGCGAAGGGAAAGCCATTGCCAATCGCAACCTCTGGATTTCCATACCGGCACTGCTGCTGGCCTTCTCGGTCTGGATGGTCTGGTCGATGGTGGTCGTAAAACTGCCACTGATCGGTTTCCAGTTCGACACCAACCAGCTTTTCTGGCTGGCAGCGGTACCGGCGCTCTCCGGAGCTACCCTGCGCATTTTTTATTCATTCATGGTGCCGATCTTTGGTGGTCGCCGCTGGACGGCTATTTCAACGGCTTCTTTGCTCATCCCTGCCGTTGGTATCGGTTTTGCCGTTCGGGATCACACCACCAGCTACACAACCTTGCTCTCTTTGGCACTTCTGTGCGGTTTCGGTGGTGGCAACTTTTCTTCAAGCATGGCCAATATCAGCTTCTTTTTTCCGAAAGCTCAGAAAGGGACTGCATTGGGGCTGAATGCGGGACTTGGCAATCTTGGAGTATCGGCCATGCAGTTTCTTGTCCCTTTGGCCATCACCGCTGGTGTGTTAGGGCCTGTTTGTGGCGACCCGCAAGTCTGCGTCGTCAATGGTGCGACTAAGCAGCTTTGGCTTCAGAATGCCGGATTCATTTGGGTGCCGTTCATCATCATAGCCACGATTGCTGCCTGGTTCGGCATGAACGACATTGCCGACGCCAAGGCTTCATTCAGAGAGCAGGCAGTGATATTCAAACGTAAACATAACTGGTTGATGTGCTGGCTCTACCTGGGGACCTTTGGTTCATTCATAGGTTTTTCTGCCGGGTTTGCTCTTCTTACCAAGAAGCTTTTTCCGGAGATAGATCCGACGCAATACGCTTTCCTTGGTCCGCTGGTTGGCGCCATTGCCCGTCCCATCGGTGGCTGGATCTCCGATAAGCTCGGCGGTGCTCGCGTCACATTATGGACCTTTGCCGCTATGGTGTTTGCGGTGTTCGGTGTACTGGCATTTCTCCCCCACAACGGACAGGGGGGAAGCTTCTTCGGCTTTCTGATCATGTTCCTGATTCTGTTTACCCTGACCGGAATCGGAAACGCCTCGACCTTCCGCATGATTCCGATAATCTACATCACGGAGCACCAGCGTAATGCCAGAGGGCGCAGCGAGGTGCAGATCAACATGGACGCTGCAAAGGAAGCTGCTGCTGCTCTCGGATTTGCCGGTGCATTGGGCGCGTATGGCGGATTCTTCATACCTAAAAGCTTTGGTACCTCCATCGCCATGACCGGAGGACCGGAGGCGGCACTCTACGGTTTCATTATCTTCTATATGTTGTGCATCGTCATGACCTGGTGGTTCTATTCACGCAGCAATGCCGAAATGCCATGTTAA
- a CDS encoding cytochrome c7 produces MPAVISLIAISAFAGTVFAADVIELPASMGKVMFPHKKHQEMLKDCKKCHEKGPGKIKELGKDWAHKTCKGCHTEGFNGKKGPTACKDCHKK; encoded by the coding sequence TTGCCCGCAGTAATCTCCCTCATCGCCATTTCCGCTTTCGCTGGAACGGTATTCGCCGCCGATGTTATTGAGCTGCCAGCATCCATGGGTAAGGTAATGTTTCCCCACAAGAAACATCAGGAAATGCTGAAAGATTGTAAAAAATGTCATGAAAAAGGTCCCGGCAAAATCAAAGAACTAGGTAAAGATTGGGCACACAAGACCTGCAAAGGCTGCCACACTGAAGGCTTTAATGGGAAAAAAGGCCCAACTGCCTGCAAGGACTGTCATAAGAAATAA